From Candidatus Deferrimicrobiaceae bacterium, the proteins below share one genomic window:
- the gspL gene encoding type II secretion system protein GspL produces MRSLGISITRNFLSAVLWEHSLRSSKMEGSCEVPCTDPYGSGEDIARLAEEVRRIAGPGPLPSAVLSLPPAWTFLRMIRLPVTDLPRAKKMHIAELEGNLPIDDEEILSDILPAGEPGTFLAVAARRSAVEKVVSSFTEAGFRPDRAITDHVSLLCAVLSSKKGFSGLVFSDRSDFVALRLSGGAIATARQFPEAIAATPGELVSGIREILEADAHGASPQASIVVGDLPPPLAELLPHPDFFVAPGAAGNVSPLAYGAALAPFFGRETGNFSLRTSAEAETERARNRSRVRITVALGVIALISLVGTILVAQWAEGKKVSQIRAQIRKEFTEAVPGVKVVVQETAQIREKIQALARQRKELGSDFPEPTAMLAKVSQALPANQNVSVREVSFDSGRLRLQGDAGSAELVETFRTSLVAAFGRDATVTVQESEGSARGGNVRYTILIENGGNGRAS; encoded by the coding sequence TTGAGAAGCCTGGGGATCTCCATCACGCGCAACTTTCTTTCCGCCGTCCTTTGGGAGCACTCCCTCCGTTCCTCGAAGATGGAGGGATCGTGCGAGGTCCCCTGCACCGACCCGTATGGCAGCGGGGAGGACATCGCCCGGCTCGCGGAGGAGGTCCGCAGGATCGCGGGTCCCGGCCCCCTTCCGTCCGCGGTACTCTCCCTTCCCCCCGCCTGGACGTTCCTGCGAATGATCCGGCTCCCCGTCACCGACCTGCCGCGGGCGAAAAAGATGCACATCGCGGAACTCGAGGGAAACCTCCCGATCGACGACGAGGAGATCCTTTCCGACATCCTTCCCGCCGGGGAGCCGGGGACGTTCCTGGCCGTCGCAGCGAGGCGGTCCGCCGTCGAGAAGGTCGTGTCCTCGTTCACCGAGGCGGGCTTTCGCCCGGACCGGGCGATCACCGACCACGTGTCGCTTCTGTGCGCCGTTCTCTCCTCGAAGAAAGGATTCTCCGGCCTGGTCTTCTCCGACCGGAGCGATTTCGTCGCCCTTCGGCTGTCCGGAGGCGCCATCGCCACGGCCCGCCAGTTCCCCGAGGCGATCGCCGCGACCCCGGGGGAACTGGTGAGCGGAATCCGGGAGATCCTGGAGGCCGATGCGCACGGCGCATCCCCCCAGGCCTCCATCGTGGTCGGGGATCTTCCCCCTCCTCTCGCGGAACTCCTCCCCCACCCGGACTTTTTCGTGGCGCCGGGGGCGGCCGGGAACGTCTCGCCCCTCGCCTACGGCGCGGCGCTCGCGCCTTTTTTCGGGCGGGAAACCGGCAACTTCTCCCTCCGGACCTCCGCGGAGGCCGAGACGGAACGGGCGCGGAACCGGTCCCGGGTCCGCATCACGGTCGCCTTGGGCGTCATCGCCTTGATCTCCCTGGTCGGTACGATCCTGGTCGCGCAGTGGGCCGAGGGGAAGAAAGTCTCCCAGATCCGGGCCCAGATCCGGAAGGAATTCACCGAGGCCGTCCCGGGCGTCAAGGTCGTCGTCCAGGAAACGGCGCAGATCCGGGAAAAGATCCAGGCGCTCGCCCGCCAGAGAAAGGAGCTGGGGTCCGATTTTCCGGAGCCGACCGCCATGCTGGCGAAGGTGTCGCAGGCGCTTCCGGCGAACCAGAACGTTTCCGTCCGCGAGGTATCCTTCGATTCCGGCCGGCTCCGCCTTCAAGGCGACGCGGGGTCGGCGGAGCTCGTCGAGACGTTCCGCACCTCGCTCGTGGCCGCCTTCGGACGGGACGCCACGGTGACCGTCCAGGAATCCGAGGGAAGCGCCCGGGGAGGGAACGTGCGGTACACGATCCTGATCGAGAACGGGGGAAACGGCCGTGCTTCGTAG